From the genome of Sandaracinaceae bacterium, one region includes:
- the purH gene encoding bifunctional phosphoribosylaminoimidazolecarboxamide formyltransferase/IMP cyclohydrolase gives MGWPRRLVVHLGLTASHKTLYGQLPARGHRRLRRAGGSVVRIERALVSVSDKTGVVDFAKGLAALGIEILSTGGTAKALRDAGLTVVDVSEYTQSPEIMDGRVKTLHPRVHGGILMRDLDEDRAALASIGGKPIGLVCVNLYPFEKTVAAGAAHDEIIENIDIGGPSMVRSAAKNHSRVTIVTEPADYGRVLEAITGNGETTLALRAELAAKAFTHTAAYDGAIAAYMTREEGSEYPGTLTLSFRKGYDVRYGENPHQKGAFYIDRDAEPGSLALAESLDEGGKELSFNNLVDVDAALDAVREFTEGPAAVVVKHTNPCGVARGATLEEAYRVAREADSQSAFGGIVALNQRVDLATAGALAETFIECVIAPGYDDEALAKLKKKSNLRILATGAWLGPEHSALHYKRISGGVVVQDRDATGGVEVRDAKVVTKREPTKDEWAALQFAWRVCKHVKSNAIIFAKPDRTVGVGAGQMARVTAVKIASEKAGELSQGAVMASDAFFPFPDGIEAAAAAGITAVAHPGGSKNDDAIIAAADAAGLAMVFTGVRHFRH, from the coding sequence ATGGGATGGCCCAGGCGGCTTGTGGTCCACCTCGGTTTGACCGCTTCCCACAAGACGCTATACGGGCAGCTCCCTGCGCGTGGTCACCGTCGGCTGCGCCGAGCTGGAGGTAGCGTCGTGCGCATCGAACGAGCGTTGGTGTCGGTCTCGGACAAGACCGGAGTCGTGGATTTTGCCAAGGGGCTGGCCGCTCTCGGCATCGAGATTCTCTCCACGGGGGGCACCGCGAAGGCGCTGCGCGACGCGGGCCTGACGGTCGTCGACGTCTCCGAGTACACCCAGTCGCCCGAGATCATGGACGGGCGCGTCAAGACCCTGCACCCGCGAGTGCACGGCGGCATCCTCATGCGTGACCTCGACGAGGACCGCGCGGCCCTCGCCAGCATCGGCGGCAAGCCCATCGGGCTCGTGTGCGTGAACCTGTACCCGTTCGAGAAGACGGTGGCCGCGGGCGCCGCGCACGACGAGATCATCGAGAACATCGACATCGGTGGGCCGTCGATGGTGCGCAGCGCCGCGAAGAACCACAGCCGCGTCACCATCGTGACCGAGCCCGCCGACTACGGGCGCGTGCTCGAGGCCATCACCGGCAACGGGGAGACCACGCTGGCTCTGCGCGCCGAGCTGGCCGCCAAGGCCTTCACGCACACGGCGGCCTACGACGGCGCCATCGCGGCCTACATGACCCGCGAAGAGGGCTCCGAGTACCCGGGCACGCTCACCCTGAGCTTCCGCAAGGGCTACGACGTGCGCTACGGCGAGAACCCCCACCAGAAGGGCGCGTTCTACATCGACCGCGACGCCGAGCCGGGCAGCCTGGCCTTGGCCGAGTCGCTCGACGAGGGCGGCAAGGAGCTCTCGTTCAACAACCTGGTGGACGTCGACGCCGCGCTGGACGCCGTGCGCGAGTTCACCGAGGGCCCCGCGGCCGTGGTGGTCAAGCACACCAACCCGTGCGGCGTGGCGCGCGGCGCGACCCTCGAAGAGGCGTACCGCGTGGCGCGCGAGGCCGACTCGCAGAGCGCGTTCGGCGGCATCGTGGCGCTCAACCAGCGCGTGGACCTGGCCACCGCAGGCGCGCTGGCCGAGACCTTCATCGAGTGCGTCATCGCGCCGGGCTACGACGACGAGGCGCTGGCCAAGCTCAAGAAGAAGAGCAACCTGCGCATCCTCGCCACGGGCGCGTGGCTGGGGCCCGAGCACAGCGCGCTCCACTACAAGCGCATCAGCGGCGGCGTGGTGGTGCAGGACCGCGACGCCACGGGTGGCGTGGAGGTGCGCGACGCCAAGGTGGTCACCAAGCGTGAGCCCACCAAGGACGAGTGGGCCGCCCTCCAGTTCGCCTGGCGCGTGTGCAAGCACGTGAAGAGCAACGCCATCATCTTCGCCAAGCCCGACCGCACGGTGGGCGTCGGCGCCGGGCAGATGGCGCGCGTCACGGCCGTGAAGATCGCGTCCGAGAAGGCGGGCGAGCTGTCGCAGGGCGCGGTCATGGCGTCCGACGCGTTCTTCCCGTTCCCGGACGGCATCGAGGCCGCTGCCGCCGCGGGCATCACCGCCGTAGCTCACCCCGGTGGCTCCAAGAACGACGACGCCATCATCGCGGCCGCCGACGCCGCCGGGCTGGCGATGGTGTTCACGGGCGTCCGGCACTTCCGTCACTGA
- the purD gene encoding phosphoribosylamine--glycine ligase — MKVLVIGSGAREHALAWKLSQDEGTSVVVAPGNAGMSAVAERRPLPKATPEAVVALAREVSADFVVVGPEAPLVDGAIDALTAAGIEAFGPPRFQAQLEGSKIFSKEFMARHDVPTAGFRVFDDADEAEAYVRGAGRPLVVKADGLAAGKGVTVAKDGDEAADAVDRIMRQREFGGAGARVLVEECLVGEEVSFHVVCDGERYVALAPAQDHKRAFDGDQGPNTGGMGAYSPPPVFTDAVLQKTLARVVEPTLAGMRAEGHPFRGALFVGLMIVDGEPLVLEYNTRFGDPECESMMMRWSGSILPLLQGSARGDLSAVTPAWDAPVSLCVVLASGGYPGAYETGKVITGLDAAAQVEGVQVFHAGTDERDGQLVTKGGRVLTVTAVGETFDQAAERAYRAADAIAFDGKMLRRDIGFRARSPEGLRGS, encoded by the coding sequence ATGAAGGTCTTGGTCATCGGAAGCGGCGCGCGTGAGCACGCCCTGGCGTGGAAGCTCTCGCAGGACGAGGGCACGTCCGTGGTGGTCGCCCCCGGCAACGCGGGCATGAGCGCCGTGGCCGAGCGGCGCCCGCTGCCCAAGGCCACCCCCGAGGCCGTCGTCGCGCTGGCCCGTGAGGTCTCTGCCGACTTCGTGGTGGTCGGCCCCGAGGCCCCGCTGGTCGACGGCGCGATCGACGCGCTCACTGCAGCGGGCATCGAGGCCTTCGGGCCGCCTCGCTTCCAGGCGCAGCTCGAGGGCTCCAAGATCTTCTCCAAGGAGTTCATGGCGCGGCACGACGTGCCCACCGCTGGCTTCCGCGTGTTCGACGACGCAGACGAGGCCGAGGCCTACGTGCGCGGCGCCGGTCGTCCGCTGGTGGTGAAGGCCGACGGCCTCGCGGCGGGCAAGGGCGTCACGGTGGCCAAGGACGGCGACGAGGCGGCGGACGCCGTCGACCGCATCATGCGTCAGCGCGAGTTCGGCGGTGCCGGCGCGCGCGTGCTCGTCGAAGAATGCCTGGTGGGCGAAGAGGTCAGCTTCCACGTCGTGTGCGACGGCGAGCGCTACGTGGCGCTCGCGCCCGCGCAGGACCACAAGCGCGCGTTCGACGGCGACCAGGGACCCAACACGGGTGGCATGGGCGCCTACTCGCCGCCGCCGGTGTTCACCGACGCCGTGCTGCAGAAGACCCTCGCGCGCGTGGTCGAGCCCACCCTCGCGGGCATGCGCGCCGAGGGGCACCCCTTCCGCGGGGCGCTCTTCGTGGGGCTGATGATCGTCGACGGAGAGCCGCTCGTGCTCGAGTACAACACGCGCTTCGGCGACCCCGAGTGCGAGAGCATGATGATGCGCTGGAGCGGGTCCATCCTGCCCCTGCTGCAGGGCTCGGCCCGCGGCGACCTGAGCGCTGTGACGCCCGCCTGGGACGCCCCCGTCAGCCTGTGCGTGGTGCTCGCGTCGGGGGGCTATCCGGGCGCCTACGAGACGGGCAAGGTCATCACCGGGCTGGACGCGGCGGCGCAGGTCGAGGGCGTGCAGGTGTTCCACGCCGGCACCGACGAGCGGGACGGACAGCTGGTCACCAAGGGCGGCCGCGTGCTCACCGTCACGGCTGTTGGCGAGACGTTCGACCAGGCGGCCGAGCGGGCCTACCGCGCCGCGGACGCCATCGCCTTCGACGGCAAGATGCTGCGCCGGGACATCGGCTTTCGCGCCCGTTCCCCCGAGGGCCTGCGCGGGTCGTGA